The region gtgACTTTTTGGAAACATTCCCACTGGGCACCTGTGAGtgcattttacatacattaagaAGCAGACTGTTAAATCTGATATGTGGTTAAAAATAGCTATAACAGACCAATAAAACTATGGAAGCTATGGAAAATACTACCAAagcattatttttgtttccttttaaaatggcatCTTATTTTATGTAGGACAAGCTCTCCATTATCAGATCTGATATGAGAAAATAGATATGACAGACCATCACAATCATAAATTATAAGAAGTACTGGAGCATTTCTTTATACTGTCCTTTGCTTTACACTGAGTAACATAACAGTTACTGCGTCAGTAGGTGATTTCCTCAGATGACTTGATTCTTGCAGATTATGTAGCCaacgttttggtttttttttcttcttcacacaATATTTCAACTTGTAAAAATCTAAACTAACCTACCAAATTATATCAATTATATCATAATGGTTCATtgctcaaattatttttttaaaatctatgtATGTCTTGAGATCAGGACATTCATATGATTTAATATGGAAAAAACAGAGGAGGAATCTATTATTtagattaaatattattatagcGTAAAGAATTATGAAATACATCACAGattgtataaatacataaatagctTAGCATtgttaacacaaaaaaaaatgttgtgatcAAAATTCCCACAAAGCAACAAAACCTTTTCTCTAATTTTACATTGATAGCTTACATCCAAAagcaatattattattactctgcaatattattttacaGCAGCAATTATTCTTTTGTAAAAGCATTCtattttaatttagattaaGTATGGACATGGTTCAATGATAAtaagtttatatataatattgacATATTTTGAGAAAATTGTACTTGAAAGAAGTACAATTTCCATATACTTCTGTTGAATATGGATTGTGTTCCCTAATACACATTAAGCATTCCATTTAATGGTGCTCATTTTATTCTCTACATTCACATAATTTTGCTGTTGCAAGTACATTGATCCAAAACCCCGGATACAGGGGCTGAGTAAATGTGGTCTGAACTCTATATAGGAGAGTCATTGTGTCTGCgacgctgtagaaggacagagtccCCGCGCTGtgatccacatacactcctactctgAAGGATGGTAGGCTGGGGATCTTAGTCTGCAAGTTGTTGTGCCAGATGGAGAGAGTGGAACCGCACTCCAAACTCCAGGACTGGCTGTTGTGTCCTAACCAGCACTCATTACCttgtcctttcctgctgatcCCTTTATACGAGACTGATATGTACACCCGTCCACCCCTGttccactcaacctcccagtaacagcgacCATCCAAGCCCTCCTTACACAGCACCTGGCCAAAAGCGTCAAATCTCTCAGGATGACTGGGGTACTGCTTCAGACCTCCGCTGCGCGTTGCCTTCCTGTTGTTCTCAGATAGATCAAGTGCTTCATTTGTTGTGTTGGGGTCCAGGGTCAACCTACAAAAATCTGAAgaaaaacattataatataattagGCGCATGCGATTATGTCTGCAGGAGTAATGGTTTGATGAGCTAAACTCAGCTTTTTTGCTTAATATTTTACAGTGTATCCaatgtttttcaaatgtcagtttatgtgtgtatcttCTTACACTGTAGAAATTCCTCTCTTGTTTTTGGTTCATAGGGTAAGACCATCTGAACTTTGGCAACtattaaaatatagaaaaacTGTTAATTCAATAGCCCATCATAAAagtattaacattattaacttTAACACAAAAgttaaaacaatacatttatatatatatatatatatatatatatatatatatgtgtgtgtgtgtgtattcagtcaCTTATACATGATATATTCACAATATGACCTATTTAAATGCTATTTTATCACAAGCACTTGCAAAtttttgatacacacacattgtgatGCATTTAGATCATTGTGATAGTATAAAAGCAACAAGCTACATTTATTAAGATGCACCTACCAAGTGAATGGATTTTGTTGAATTCGTCCTTACAGAATTCATCTATGCGCTCTTTCAGATCTGACAGCGATTTACTCACTCCATCAAATGAAAGATGACGATTGATAGCCACCCTGTTAGTATCCTTAGCTTTAGAAGCTGAACAGAGAGACCGGAACCTCTATAGGAACAAATATTAAGGCCAAAAGATACAGATATAATTTCACTACTGTATAAATAATGAGAATCTGAATATAAGACATGATTGTTAGATGAGGgctgaaaatctgaaaatagctagagctatatatatatatatatatatatatatatatatatatatagagagagagagagagagagagagagagagagagagagagagagagagagagagagagagagagacacacacacacacacacacatagttggGGACCTCTTATGAAAGTAACTCAAGCTTAGAATTAAAAAGGGCAACTGAACTTTTGACTATATAAAAAAGTGAACACTTCAGCCCTTACAGAAAGCCCCTGAGCCATACCTGGAGGAAATAGATATCATCCTCTGTGTAGGAGAGCTGCTCCAGTTCAGCATTTGACCGCTTAAGATCAGCAATCTCCTGCTCCAGTTGCTCCTGGAGTCCTTCAGCTCGACTCAGTTCAGCCTTCTCCCGAGCTGTGATCAGCTCTCTCACCTCACAGCACGTTTTCTCAATGGAGAGGAGCAGCTCGGTTAAGgttctctcactcccctccaAGGCTACCTCGGCAGAGCACTGTTTAGAGCACCAGAAAGTGAGCAGCTAATTTCCACTTACAGCAGAAGACTTGTTTGATCTCCTAATGTCATCCCACATGATGTGAGGGTTCCTTTATTCTGCTGTAAGCACATAGTGGCATGAAGCTTTGACTCCACCTCAGGCTTGAGCCAGCTGTCCCAGTAGCTCACTGATCAGCACTTACCTTAAGAGTGTTCACAGCTTCTTTGAAGTCCTgcagtttcttttctttctcatggATTTTCTGCTGTGATTTCCTTTGCAGTTCCTTCATATGGCTCTATGAAACAACCCAGCACCCCCAGGCcacgaacaaacaaaaaccagacCATAATGATTGTACTGCATTACGCAAAAGCAGGGCAAGACTACAGGTGTTGACTGGTATCACTGACTGGTTTAACACGTTTATTGCTGTGTCCATTTCTCATTTGCTAATTTTGTACTTActtttattatagttattattattagacatTAGAAATCATTTTTGAGATCAAATTGTCGAAATCAGTTTGTAGCTCTTACCTGTTGTTTGCTTCTTTCTGACATTACTGATGCTGTATAATGGCCTTTATGTTCATCCAAAATACACAATGAGCAAATAAATTTTCGGTCCGTATGACAATAGATCTCAATCAATTTGTCATGCTGAGCACAGACTTTGTCTTGTAGTTGTTGGCATGGTTGGACTAGCTTGTGCTTCCTAAATACAGGAGATTCATAGTGAGGTTTGAGATGAGTTTCACAAAACGAAGCCAgacacaccaggcaggacctgACGGCTTTGTCTTTACTCTCAGAACAGATGTCGCACTCCACGTCTCCCAGTCCCAAGGTATGCTGAGTAGGAGACATGCTTCTCAGCTCTTTCCTTTTAAGTTTCTCCACCACTTCAGCCATGGCGATGTTCCTCCGCAGAACAGGTCTTGGCACGAAAGCTTCCCTGCACTGGGGGCAGGTGTAGACAGCCCCCTGAACTACATGATCCCAAAAGTCATTAATACATTCCATGCAAAAACTGTGTCCACAGGGAGTAGTCACCGGATTCTTCAGAAGATCCAGGCAAATGGAACAGCTGAACTGCATGTGGTCTACTGAAATCCTGCTATCTTCTGCCATTTTGCCAATTTTCACAGGGCGGGAGAGGATTTTGATAGGTTCAATTGTTCTTTCTGAGCGAGGACTGACTTCCTGGTTAAGTGCTCTTTGGAGTGTAGGTAGGTGGAGTAAAACACattccatcatcatcactaAACCTGGTGAGACACATATTTCACAAGAATCCTGTCATTGCCCACAGAGGTGCAGAACTGAACATAATCTCAGcaaaagttgagactgaaaGAGGAATGATTAAAGAGATAAAGGCACTACTGGTGTTTAATATGACTTTACATTTGAACaagtaattaataatttaataacaagCAATACATGTTACTATAGGACAAAATGTCAATCACAAAAAGTAGATATTTGGGGGTTTCTTTTCATCTCAACAGGGACAAATCTGCAGTTATTCCTAAATGTAATCAATGATTAAAAATAGAAACTAAATTACATTAACAATCGAGATAAACAGTACTATGTTTAATAAAGATGACAATCTTCAGAAGCAAATACTTTCTCCAGTACTGTTTATGTACCACAGAAAGTATTTGATGAGAAACTGATATTGAGACGTTACAGGTAAGAGTCTTCAGGCTCATGTCTGTACCTTGAGTCTTCATTAAAGACATTCCCCTTGCCTCAGATATGCACAATTATTTGAATACATGGAGAATACCCATAACTTTAAGTGAGCCCCCACAAATAatggtaatttaaaaaaaaacaccccaaaaaaacaacgtTTTAATCTTGCCCTAATGGTGATGGGTCCAGATATGTTTGGCATCTACACATACCTTTTCTTAGTTTTGCACTGGACCCAGAAGGTAAAGCAGCTAACCGATATTTTGAAACATTCAGACACAGGTACGAATCTCGCTATATCTGTTTCAAGCAACCGTAAGCCATTTGTTGATTGTTAAAACTAATTTTGTACAACAGCATGGATCTACATGTTGACATTCCAGTGGAACTCCACCCACTGTTTAAATAACAGTCAGTCTGTCACACCATAGTCTAGTCCGTGTGACAATTTAAGCACTGAATGCGGTGAAAGGTAAGTGTGCAGATTTGGGCATGCGTTTACAGAAAATGACAACTTCTGATTTTTGCTAGCGAGATTAGCCTGGCAAgtggaaaaagagaaatgatgaaaaacagacagcaaaattaaaattaaaattagaaTCCAGCCAACCACCTAGACTTTAAGCAAGCTAAATACTGCACAATTTTGTGTTGACAAACCATTGCTTTAACCTTGTGATTATTGTATATCAAAGGTCCAAGGAAAGGTTTTCCATTAATCCGTTTATTATTGGCACGTTCAGAAGAGATATTGCAGCAAAAAAGGCACTCTGCATTAGTTTAGAAGCTTCCATCAGCAGGAAAGGACTGCTGCGTGTAGACATGTCATGGATGCATCAGCATCAACACAACTTCTGGTTGTTCAGAGGCTACAATGCTGAAGCTTCTTGTCAGCCTGCTTCAGTGAGATCCAGGTGTTAAGCATGGAAGCACGAAGTTTGGCCCAGACCAGATGGTTAGTCAGGCCCAGGATCTGAGCAGCATGCTGGGCAGCAGCATCTGGGGACAGGACTGTGGAGCAGCCCAAACCTTGACAGAGAAAGACGACTCAGtccacaagacacacacatttgatttCACAGTCGAAAGCATCTCAGAAAACTGAGGAACATAAAGCATACATATTTCAcaccattaaaaacaaatcctcACCACTAGGCATACGAAGAGATGACCAGATATCCTGAGCGCCCCAGTCAGGTGTAACAGGGGGGCAGTTAATCACAGGGTATGCTGTGTTTCCCGACATCACCGGGCCCAAACCATTACTCCTCCCTGCAACTGCTACAAAAACAGTTGGCATGCCATCGCCTAGGGACATGAATGAATACAGATCAGCCATTTCAAAATCTTGGATAAGCCAATTTATACATGTTGTTGGACATTCACACCGAGCATGTGGTTACaattattggggttttttttttggaaaagatACCTTCCGTTTCAGCAACATGAGCATGTTGCGGAACTTGTTACTGAATGCTAAAAGTcagggaaaaaacaaagcaacaaacactGGCCAACAACACTtctgtacatgtaaataatcTGTCCATGTGTGTTGCATCAAAGATGCTTTACCCTCATATTCTGCTTTGATGCGGAGCGTCTCATCCGGACCTTTATGTGCAGAGGTGACTCGCAGGTTGCAGGGGATTCCGTAAGAGCTGCAAGCTTTGCGGATCCTCTCACAGTGAGCCATGTCCGAGGTTGAGCCCATCAGAACTACAACTCTCCCAACTGTCTGGGGCTCCAGTAGCAactgcgcagacacacacaatcatcccAAACTTGCCTGTACACTGCTAGCAGAGGTTTGGTAAGACACAGATGTAACCTCTGTCAATTCTGTTCACCTTCAAAACGTTTATAGCAGTAAAGGACTGCCATTACACCACAAGGTGGAGCCATTGTACTTGGGTCCACCATTCAATCTGCTTGCTTACTGCCCATTACTTATATGGTAAAGCACAGTAAACGCCGATACTGACACTGGCTGAATTGCCAATCCCTTATCTACATGTAAAGTCTCAACTTCTGAAGCCTATCAGTTTGCATCTGCATGCCTGATCTGTGGCGATCTATCTATATTAGATGAGGTAAAAAAAAGGGTGCCAGGATGTTGCATGGCCCACACAATAACATTCATCTAaaaaggagaggggaggggggggagagaaaggatACCTTTACTTGTTCAGACACCCACTCAAAGTTCCTCTTCACCATCTGCATTGCTTCAGGTGTGACCTCCTTCAGGTCACGGTACACCTGCACAAGGGAGAGATGGAACACTGATCATGAGACTGCATCTAGCAGTGCACTCCAGAAAGCTTATACGTATGCTGTAAGGATGGCGGCCTCGCTAATATCAAACAATTCGgaccacacaggaaacaaatcaAAAGGTAGTTTTAGTCTGGGTCCTTTGAGCCAAGTGAGGTGTGAAACATTAAGGAAGTACCAGCTATAATATGCAAGGAATTCAGTTCCCCCAAATACTGGGATTAGGAACAGTTTAACTAAGATCCGAGATCAGCATATGGCCAAACCAGTTGCTGCAGATTTCCCACAATACCATTCCTGCTCCCAACAATTCTGCCCATGGGTTCAGAGTCACGTGCAggatcgggggggggggggtgtggtgcCTGCTTGTCTTTCTGTTGGCTGCGATCTCCAGCCGGCCACAATCTCCATGAATCGTTGTCAATCACGTCAGCCAACACAACTTCCTTGGTGGACACGTTCACGCCAAACTCGATCTGACGAATTATGAACAACcagcagtaataaataaataaaaacgtGTGCTGTATGTACAGTTGGGACACTGGCTGAACATAATTCTGCCTTATAATGTGACCAGCGAGGTGAAGTCCAGTGCCTTAAAGTACCTTCATGTCCACCAGCGTGCAGTTCTGGGTGGCCCATGCTTTCTCCAAGATCTCAAAGATAGCCACCGTGCTTTTGTTCATAATGTCCACTTCACAGCGGCCAATGGTCAGATCAGCGGGTTCCAAGCCAGCCACCAGCAGCTGCTCCTCGGACCACTGCGGGTCATTATTGGCATCATCctgtgaggaggagaggaagagcagatGAGCTCAGTTTTGTGCTTTGGGTGGGGTCATAAAGCTATGGAAAGGATGAAAGGCTTTATTACTGTTCCTCAATTTCAtgagaattaaaaaacaaacacaggtacaatgctttaaaatacacaaacttaGTCAGTCAATTTGAACATAGTTCTGCCCAATAATGTGAATCAATATAATtgacctgggggggggggggggtgtccatTCCTCAGTAATGCTAATGATCTTTAACCATATCTGATGCACATTTAAGCAAGTTGACCCATGCCTTGTATTCAACCTGACAATTGTTGAGCAACAACTTTACACAGCACTAGTAACAGTGTCATCATTCCTGTTTCTGATCCCACTATGCACACCAACCATGAGTCAATATATTGATCAGACCGCTGACCACACCACTGCCCGCCAAACAATTCATGGGTTTGTGACAATGGCAATACTGGTGCAACCCCACCTTGAAGAACATCTCAGTCTTCAGCGGTGAGAAGCGGTAGCCTTCTTTGACCCCTGGGTTCCTCTTGAGGAAGGAGCC is a window of Electrophorus electricus isolate fEleEle1 chromosome 3, fEleEle1.pri, whole genome shotgun sequence DNA encoding:
- the LOC113586372 gene encoding tripartite motif-containing protein 16-like isoform X3 yields the protein MMMECVLLHLPTLQRALNQEVSPRSERTIEPIKILSRPVKIGKMAEDSRISVDHMQFSCSICLDLLKNPVTTPCGHSFCMECINDFWDHVVQGAVYTCPQCREAFVPRPVLRRNIAMAEVVEKLKRKELRSMSPTQHTLGLGDVECDICSESKDKAVRSCLVCLASFCETHLKPHYESPVFRKHKLVQPCQQLQDKVCAQHDKLIEIYCHTDRKFICSLCILDEHKGHYTASVMSERSKQQSHMKELQRKSQQKIHEKEKKLQDFKEAVNTLKCSAEVALEGSERTLTELLLSIEKTCCEVRELITAREKAELSRAEGLQEQLEQEIADLKRSNAELEQLSYTEDDIYFLQRFRSLCSASKAKDTNRVAINRHLSFDGVSKSLSDLKERIDEFCKDEFNKIHSLVAKVQMVLPYEPKTREEFLQYFCRLTLDPNTTNEALDLSENNRKATRSGGLKQYPSHPERFDAFGQVLCKEGLDGRCYWEVEWNRGGRVYISVSYKGISRKGQGNECWLGHNSQSWSLECGSTLSIWHNNLQTKIPSLPSFRVGVYVDHSAGTLSFYSVADTMTLLYRVQTTFTQPLYPGFWINVLATAKLCECRE
- the LOC113586372 gene encoding tripartite motif-containing protein 16-like isoform X1, which encodes MMMECVLLHLPTLQRALNQEVSPRSERTIEPIKILSRPVKIGKMAEDSRISVDHMQFSCSICLDLLKNPVTTPCGHSFCMECINDFWDHVVQGAVYTCPQCREAFVPRPVLRRNIAMAEVVEKLKRKELRSMSPTQHTLGLGDVECDICSESKDKAVRSCLVCLASFCETHLKPHYESPVFRKHKLVQPCQQLQDKVCAQHDKLIEIYCHTDRKFICSLCILDEHKGHYTASVMSERSKQQSHMKELQRKSQQKIHEKEKKLQDFKEAVNTLKCSAEVALEGSERTLTELLLSIEKTCCEVRELITAREKAELSRAEGLQEQLEQEIADLKRSNAELEQLSYTEDDIYFLQRFRSLCSASKAKDTNRVAINRHLSFDGVSKSLSDLKERIDEFCKDEFNKIHSLGRCILINFFYILIVAKVQMVLPYEPKTREEFLQYFCRLTLDPNTTNEALDLSENNRKATRSGGLKQYPSHPERFDAFGQVLCKEGLDGRCYWEVEWNRGGRVYISVSYKGISRKGQGNECWLGHNSQSWSLECGSTLSIWHNNLQTKIPSLPSFRVGVYVDHSAGTLSFYSVADTMTLLYRVQTTFTQPLYPGFWINVLATAKLCECRE
- the LOC113586372 gene encoding tripartite motif-containing protein 16-like isoform X4; translation: MMMECVLLHLPTLQRALNQEVSPRSERTIEPIKILSRPVKIGKMAEDSRISVDHMQFSCSICLDLLKNPVTTPCGHSFCMECINDFWDHVVQGAVYTCPQCREAFVPRPVLRRNIAMAEVVEKLKRKELRSMSPTQHTLGLGDVECDICSESKDKAVRSCLVCLASFCETHLKPHYESPVFRKHKLVQPCQQLQDKVCAQHDKLIEIYCHTDRKFICSLCILDEHKGHYTASVMSERSKQQSHMKELQRKSQQKIHEKEKKLQDFKEAVNTLKCSAEVALEGSERTLTELLLSIEKTCCEVRELITAREKAELSRAEGLQEQLEQEIADLKRSNAELEQLSYTEDDIYFLQRFRSLCSASKAKDTNRVAINRHLSFDGVSKSLSDLKERIDEFCKDEFNKIHSLVQMVLPYEPKTREEFLQYFCRLTLDPNTTNEALDLSENNRKATRSGGLKQYPSHPERFDAFGQVLCKEGLDGRCYWEVEWNRGGRVYISVSYKGISRKGQGNECWLGHNSQSWSLECGSTLSIWHNNLQTKIPSLPSFRVGVYVDHSAGTLSFYSVADTMTLLYRVQTTFTQPLYPGFWINVLATAKLCECRE
- the LOC113586372 gene encoding tripartite motif-containing protein 16-like isoform X2, giving the protein MMMECVLLHLPTLQRALNQEVSPRSERTIEPIKILSRPVKIGKMAEDSRISVDHMQFSCSICLDLLKNPVTTPCGHSFCMECINDFWDHVVQGAVYTCPQCREAFVPRPVLRRNIAMAEVVEKLKRKELRSMSPTQHTLGLGDVECDICSESKDKAVRSCLVCLASFCETHLKPHYESPVFRKHKLVQPCQQLQDKVCAQHDKLIEIYCHTDRKFICSLCILDEHKGHYTASVMSERSKQQSHMKELQRKSQQKIHEKEKKLQDFKEAVNTLKCSAEVALEGSERTLTELLLSIEKTCCEVRELITAREKAELSRAEGLQEQLEQEIADLKRSNAELEQLSYTEDDIYFLQRFRSLCSASKAKDTNRVAINRHLSFDGVSKSLSDLKERIDEFCKDEFNKIHSLGRCILINVAFAKVQMVLPYEPKTREEFLQYFCRLTLDPNTTNEALDLSENNRKATRSGGLKQYPSHPERFDAFGQVLCKEGLDGRCYWEVEWNRGGRVYISVSYKGISRKGQGNECWLGHNSQSWSLECGSTLSIWHNNLQTKIPSLPSFRVGVYVDHSAGTLSFYSVADTMTLLYRVQTTFTQPLYPGFWINVLATAKLCECRE
- the paics gene encoding multifunctional protein ADE2 isoform X3 → MASVSDLKLGKKLNEGKTKQIFELLDEPGHVLVQSKDQITAGNAVRKDQMEGKAAIANKTTSCVFRLLQDAGIKTAFVRQHSETAFVASQCEMIPIEWVCRRIATGSFLKRNPGVKEGYRFSPLKTEMFFKDDANNDPQWSEEQLLVAGLEPADLTIGRCEVDIMNKSTVAIFEILEKAWATQNCTLVDMKIEFGVNVSTKEVVLADVIDNDSWRLWPAGDRSQQKDKQVYRDLKEVTPEAMQMVKRNFEWVSEQVKLLLEPQTVGRVVVLMGSTSDMAHCERIRKACSSYGIPCNLRVTSAHKGPDETLRIKAEYEGDGMPTVFVAVAGRSNGLGPVMSGNTAYPVINCPPVTPDWGAQDIWSSLRMPSGLGCSTVLSPDAAAQHAAQILGLTNHLVWAKLRASMLNTWISLKQADKKLQHCSL